Proteins from one Streptomyces sp. NBC_00289 genomic window:
- a CDS encoding NAD(P)-dependent oxidoreductase → MSGHTEVGIAGLGVMGSAITRRLLRRERTVTAYDIRPDAVTELVRDGAVAADTPARLASCSVVILSLNTADIVEQVVFGPDGVLSAGREDRGHPDGVLVIDMSSVDPGRTRAFAERAAELGAGWVDAPLSGGAPGTERGELTLMLGGEVEHVERALPVLDMLASRLTHMGPAGSGQLVKSVNQVLVGCGFAALAEAAALVRAAGLPPRHVLTALSGGRADSALLQEFFVKFAETDLTPTGRVSNMVKDLEAARDYARSAGVPLPVTTTVSELHRWLVTAGHGNADNAALMHYYETPELPPPPGPAVAATPLSFPAPTGVRR, encoded by the coding sequence GTGTCAGGACATACGGAGGTCGGTATAGCCGGCCTGGGTGTGATGGGCTCCGCCATCACCCGCAGACTGCTGCGGCGCGAGCGCACGGTGACGGCCTACGACATCCGACCGGACGCGGTCACAGAACTCGTACGGGACGGAGCGGTGGCAGCCGACACGCCGGCGCGGCTGGCGTCGTGCTCCGTCGTGATCCTCTCCCTCAACACCGCCGACATCGTCGAGCAGGTGGTGTTCGGCCCGGACGGCGTCCTGTCCGCCGGACGCGAGGACCGGGGACATCCCGACGGCGTACTCGTGATCGACATGTCGAGCGTCGATCCGGGCCGCACCCGCGCATTCGCCGAGCGGGCCGCCGAACTGGGCGCCGGCTGGGTCGACGCACCCCTGTCGGGCGGCGCCCCGGGCACGGAGCGAGGCGAACTGACCCTGATGCTCGGCGGCGAGGTGGAGCATGTCGAGCGGGCGCTGCCCGTGCTGGACATGTTGGCCTCCCGCCTGACCCACATGGGACCGGCCGGTTCGGGGCAGCTCGTGAAGTCCGTCAACCAGGTGCTGGTCGGCTGCGGATTCGCCGCGCTCGCCGAGGCCGCGGCTCTGGTCCGGGCCGCCGGCCTGCCACCGCGCCACGTCCTGACCGCTCTCAGCGGCGGCAGGGCCGATTCCGCGCTGCTGCAGGAGTTCTTCGTGAAGTTCGCCGAAACCGACCTCACTCCGACCGGGCGGGTCAGCAACATGGTGAAGGACCTGGAGGCGGCCCGGGACTACGCCCGCTCCGCGGGTGTCCCGCTGCCCGTCACCACCACCGTCTCCGAACTGCACCGATGGCTGGTCACGGCCGGGCACGGGAACGCCGACAACGCCGCGCTCATGCACTACTACGAGACGCCGGAACTCCCGCCCCCGCCCGGCCCGGCAGTCGCCGCGACGCCGCTGAGCTTCCCGGCCCCGACGGGAGTACGACGATGA
- a CDS encoding alcohol dehydrogenase catalytic domain-containing protein, giving the protein MNTDMDSARRTRMRAVVAHGAGDLRLEERQVPSPGPGEVAVDIRYGGIYGSDLHYWRHGAVGEFRLREPLVLGHEIVGRVREAGPGASAPAPGTPVAVHPLASCGACRQCRAERRNTCLDGGYLGSAARNPHVQGGFADVLVVPAERILPLPEGLDLRLAAVAEPAAVAWHAVRQAGDVRGKRVLVTGAGPIGALVVAALRAAGAGEITVTDVHEAPLAVAKAVGATSVVCVGPGTDPLPELAADIAIESSGSPAGLRTCLYGVDRGGLVVGLGLLPPGETPVAANALITREVRLVGSFRFDTQLGEVLRALADGRLAVDPVVTYCRSPTSRRRSAWQAIRPVPARCCSTSERRRTVPDPSGSVRVVACGARGRSPGRNLRHPPGVPQIFRYASL; this is encoded by the coding sequence ATGAACACGGACATGGACTCGGCGAGGAGGACGCGGATGCGCGCGGTGGTGGCGCACGGCGCGGGCGATCTGCGCCTGGAGGAACGCCAGGTCCCCTCACCGGGGCCCGGGGAGGTCGCCGTCGACATCCGGTACGGCGGGATCTACGGCTCCGACCTGCACTACTGGCGACACGGCGCGGTCGGCGAGTTCCGGCTGCGCGAGCCGCTGGTTCTGGGCCACGAGATCGTCGGCCGGGTGCGCGAGGCCGGGCCCGGCGCGTCCGCTCCGGCGCCGGGCACCCCGGTCGCCGTGCATCCCCTGGCCTCGTGCGGTGCGTGCCGACAGTGCCGCGCCGAGCGGCGCAACACCTGTCTCGACGGCGGATATCTCGGCAGCGCGGCCCGCAACCCGCACGTGCAGGGCGGTTTCGCCGACGTCCTGGTCGTGCCCGCCGAGCGGATACTCCCCCTCCCCGAGGGCCTGGACCTGCGGCTCGCCGCCGTCGCGGAACCCGCCGCCGTCGCCTGGCACGCCGTACGCCAGGCCGGCGACGTACGCGGGAAGCGGGTGCTGGTCACCGGCGCGGGCCCCATCGGGGCGCTGGTGGTGGCGGCGCTGCGCGCGGCCGGCGCCGGCGAGATCACCGTCACCGACGTCCACGAGGCGCCGCTCGCGGTCGCCAAGGCGGTGGGTGCGACGTCCGTGGTGTGCGTCGGGCCGGGGACCGACCCGCTCCCGGAGCTCGCGGCCGACATCGCCATCGAGTCCTCGGGGAGCCCGGCGGGTCTGCGGACGTGTCTGTACGGCGTCGACCGGGGCGGACTGGTGGTCGGTCTGGGGTTGCTGCCGCCGGGAGAGACACCGGTCGCCGCCAACGCCCTGATCACGCGGGAAGTGCGTCTGGTCGGCTCCTTCCGGTTCGACACCCAACTCGGCGAGGTGCTGCGGGCCCTGGCCGACGGCCGGCTCGCGGTCGACCCGGTCGTCACCTACTGCCGGTCGCCGACATCGAGGAGGCGTTCAGCCTGGCAGGCGATCCGGCCCGTTCCTGCAAGGTGCTGCTCGACTTCGGAGCGCCGACGCACCGTTCCTGACCCGTCCGGCTCGGTGCGCGTCGTCGCGTGCGGAGCCCGTGGCAGGTCGCCGGGCCGGAACCTGCGTCACCCGCCCGGCGTCCCCCAGATCTTCCGGTACGCCTCCTTGTAG
- a CDS encoding SDR family oxidoreductase, with product MRSPTGSALFDLTGRLALVSGSSKGIGLALATGLAEAGADVVLNGRDPEALHTARAALAERTGSTVHAMPFDVTDEAAVRRAVQEIEDGIGPLDILVNNTGVQHREPLLDVRAADFERVLKTNLTSAFLVGRAVARGMVERRRGKIVNVCSVQTWLARPGIAAYAASKGGLAMLTKGMCAEWAGSGLAVNGLAPGYVVTELTRPLVDDPAFDSWIRGRTPAGRWAAVEDLVGTLVWLAAPASDFVNGQVIAIDGGLTAVI from the coding sequence ATGAGGAGCCCCACCGGTTCCGCGCTGTTCGACCTGACCGGCCGCCTGGCCCTGGTGAGCGGCTCCAGCAAAGGCATCGGGCTCGCGCTCGCCACAGGTCTCGCCGAGGCCGGCGCCGACGTCGTCCTCAACGGCCGGGACCCCGAGGCCCTGCACACCGCGCGCGCCGCCCTCGCGGAACGCACCGGCTCCACCGTGCACGCGATGCCCTTCGACGTCACCGACGAAGCAGCCGTGCGGCGAGCGGTCCAGGAGATCGAGGACGGGATCGGCCCACTGGACATCCTGGTCAACAACACCGGCGTGCAACACCGCGAGCCGCTCCTGGACGTCCGCGCGGCCGACTTCGAGCGAGTCCTGAAAACCAACCTCACCAGCGCCTTCCTCGTCGGCCGCGCGGTGGCCAGGGGCATGGTCGAGCGGCGTCGCGGCAAGATCGTCAACGTGTGTTCCGTACAGACCTGGCTGGCCCGTCCGGGCATCGCCGCCTACGCGGCCTCCAAGGGCGGCCTCGCGATGCTGACCAAGGGCATGTGCGCGGAGTGGGCCGGATCCGGTCTTGCCGTCAACGGACTGGCCCCCGGCTATGTGGTCACCGAACTGACCCGCCCACTGGTGGACGACCCGGCCTTCGACTCGTGGATCCGGGGGCGGACCCCGGCGGGCCGCTGGGCAGCCGTGGAGGACCTCGTGGGAACACTGGTCTGGCTCGCCGCCCCCGCCTCCGACTTCGTCAACGGCCAGGTGATCGCCATCGACGGCGGACTGACCGCGGTCATCTGA
- a CDS encoding substrate-binding domain-containing protein, translating to MNHDPRAVSAVPGRVPRLLSLRGTSRTVRHRERGKPLVPLGARVVCTALLVAAVLTGCERGSSKGPAHPDTGINGCPTVHARAEAAVRQAERTAVPWHGPTGGPRAVPDKTIVYVAQTMTNPGVAGAANGVREAAKVIGWNVRVIDGGGTPAGIQSAMSQALALDPAGIVVGGFDPNSTSQQVARADAAHIPLVGWHAVADPGPSRKPRLFSNVTTEVGDVAGISAQWVIARSNGNAGVVVFTDASIPFAKRKSDLIRKELATCAGVKLLSYENIPIQDASSRTPQEVASLLFRYQERWTHSVAINDLYFADAAPAFRAAGAGGSGPPSNIGAGDGDPSAFQRINNQQYEAATVPEPLSQQGWQIVDELNRAFSGRTDSGYVAPVHVSTAANSRGATSWNPTGYKEAYRKIWGTPGG from the coding sequence ATGAACCACGACCCCCGCGCCGTCTCCGCCGTCCCGGGTCGCGTCCCGCGGCTGCTGTCCCTGCGCGGAACCTCCCGTACCGTCCGTCACCGAGAGCGCGGGAAGCCCCTCGTCCCCCTCGGCGCCCGGGTGGTGTGCACCGCGCTGTTGGTGGCGGCCGTCCTCACCGGCTGCGAACGTGGCTCGTCGAAGGGACCGGCGCATCCGGACACGGGTATCAACGGGTGTCCGACCGTGCATGCCAGGGCCGAAGCCGCCGTCCGGCAGGCAGAACGGACCGCCGTCCCCTGGCACGGCCCGACCGGTGGACCGCGGGCGGTACCGGACAAGACCATCGTCTACGTCGCGCAGACCATGACCAATCCGGGAGTGGCCGGCGCCGCGAACGGCGTGCGGGAAGCCGCGAAGGTCATCGGCTGGAACGTCCGGGTGATCGACGGCGGTGGCACCCCGGCGGGCATCCAGTCGGCCATGAGCCAGGCCCTGGCCCTCGACCCCGCGGGCATCGTCGTCGGCGGCTTCGACCCCAACTCGACCTCGCAGCAGGTCGCCAGGGCGGACGCGGCACACATCCCGCTCGTCGGCTGGCACGCTGTCGCCGATCCGGGCCCCAGCCGCAAGCCCCGGCTCTTCAGCAACGTCACGACCGAGGTCGGGGACGTCGCCGGCATCAGCGCGCAGTGGGTCATCGCACGCTCCAACGGCAACGCGGGGGTGGTGGTCTTCACCGACGCCTCGATCCCCTTCGCGAAGAGAAAGTCCGACCTCATCAGGAAGGAACTCGCCACCTGCGCGGGCGTCAAACTGCTGTCGTACGAGAACATTCCGATCCAGGACGCGAGCAGCCGCACTCCCCAGGAGGTCGCGTCCCTCCTGTTCCGCTATCAGGAACGGTGGACCCACTCGGTCGCCATCAACGACCTGTACTTCGCCGACGCCGCGCCCGCGTTCCGGGCGGCCGGCGCCGGGGGCTCCGGACCGCCCTCCAACATCGGTGCCGGGGACGGTGACCCGTCCGCCTTCCAGCGCATCAACAACCAGCAGTACGAGGCCGCCACCGTGCCCGAGCCCCTCTCCCAGCAGGGATGGCAGATCGTCGACGAGCTCAACCGCGCCTTCTCGGGGCGGACCGACAGTGGGTATGTGGCCCCCGTCCACGTCAGCACCGCCGCCAACAGTCGTGGCGCCACGTCCTGGAATCCGACCGGCTACAAGGAGGCGTACCGGAAGATCTGGGGGACGCCGGGCGGGTGA